From Denitrovibrio acetiphilus DSM 12809, the proteins below share one genomic window:
- a CDS encoding HD-GYP domain-containing protein — protein MKKIAVKDLKVGDKILRLDKSWFETSFFKHKFIVKDKSVIDRIMSSNIEFVYIDEVTPEEIKVSQILETPTKDIIDEAAEAASVNLIDIEDFSKASEVYTESVKMTKCVFEDIRAGKMFNNCAVKSIAANIAQITRRNKGVLASVTKLRQYDDYTFQHSMNVSIYSAGLASHLGMDSNEVERIACAGLLHDVGKMLVPKDILNKPGKLTDEEFSMMRNHVQYGYDFLRKEAVADDILRLAYEHHERYDGSGYPNRLRDKDISIEGKIGAVVDIYDAITSDRVYHKGMEPPSALKLMFKWADSYINKKVFEFFIMNIGIYPVGTLVLMNTHELGIVGKTNINKPTEPLVLVFMNKKGRRLPVKVVDLSIKTVVKRKILAPINPESVSVPDEVYSYIDNLNKIT, from the coding sequence ATGAAAAAGATTGCGGTAAAGGATCTTAAAGTCGGGGACAAAATACTAAGGCTTGACAAGAGCTGGTTCGAGACCAGTTTTTTTAAGCATAAGTTTATTGTCAAAGACAAGTCAGTCATAGACAGAATAATGTCAAGTAATATTGAATTTGTTTATATTGACGAAGTCACTCCCGAAGAAATTAAGGTCTCACAAATTTTAGAAACCCCTACAAAGGACATCATAGATGAAGCGGCTGAAGCTGCGTCCGTTAATCTGATTGATATTGAAGATTTTTCAAAAGCATCTGAAGTCTATACTGAATCTGTTAAAATGACAAAATGCGTGTTCGAAGATATACGAGCTGGAAAAATGTTTAATAACTGTGCTGTCAAAAGTATTGCGGCGAATATTGCACAGATTACACGCAGAAATAAAGGGGTTCTTGCCAGCGTAACCAAGTTGCGGCAGTATGACGACTATACTTTTCAGCACTCAATGAATGTAAGTATCTATTCTGCCGGGCTGGCATCTCACCTCGGTATGGACAGTAATGAAGTTGAGCGTATAGCCTGTGCCGGGCTTCTGCACGATGTAGGAAAAATGCTTGTACCTAAAGATATACTGAACAAACCGGGGAAACTGACTGATGAAGAATTTTCTATGATGAGAAATCATGTTCAGTACGGTTATGATTTTCTGAGGAAAGAAGCCGTTGCTGACGATATACTCCGTCTTGCTTACGAACATCATGAGCGATATGACGGCTCGGGTTATCCGAACAGACTTCGGGATAAAGATATCAGTATAGAAGGTAAGATCGGAGCTGTGGTTGACATCTATGACGCTATCACAAGCGACAGAGTTTACCATAAAGGTATGGAACCCCCGTCAGCACTCAAGCTTATGTTCAAATGGGCTGATTCGTATATCAATAAAAAAGTTTTTGAATTTTTTATAATGAATATCGGTATATATCCGGTAGGAACTCTTGTTCTTATGAATACGCATGAGCTTGGCATTGTTGGTAAAACTAATATCAACAAACCAACTGAGCCGCTTGTGCTTGTTTTTATGAACAAAAAGGGCAGGAGGCTGCCTGTCAAAGTGGTTGATTTGTCTATAAAGACTGTGGTTAAAAGAAAAATTTTAGCACCGATCAATCCTGAGTCAGTCTCTGTACCTGATGAAGTCTATTCTTATATAGATAATTTGAATAAAATCACATGA
- a CDS encoding GntR family transcriptional regulator: MNQEVFIESKPLREKIADKIRSDIIKGIYKNGERLVEPKLAKNLGISRTPIREALRQLESEGFIEIVPRRGAVVKELTIKDIDDLYAIKANLEGLAARQAVLHLTENQIENLININKQFKNYAEQNPHVTDEYLKDNIDFHNTFISASDNEKLVDILDGLSKNFQRLKSMLVSDAGRAATAVVEHKKIIDAFVSKDPDLAERSVRDHIISGWEYLKERIKGN, translated from the coding sequence GTGAACCAGGAAGTTTTTATAGAGAGCAAACCGCTCAGAGAAAAGATAGCCGATAAGATTAGATCTGATATAATTAAAGGAATATATAAGAATGGCGAACGTCTGGTGGAGCCTAAGCTTGCCAAAAACTTAGGTATCTCAAGAACGCCTATCCGTGAAGCTCTGCGACAGCTTGAGTCGGAAGGCTTTATTGAGATAGTGCCCAGAAGAGGTGCTGTTGTCAAAGAGCTAACCATTAAAGATATTGACGACCTTTACGCCATTAAAGCGAATCTGGAAGGGCTGGCAGCAAGACAGGCTGTTCTGCACCTCACAGAAAATCAGATCGAGAATCTTATAAATATAAATAAACAGTTCAAAAACTATGCAGAACAGAATCCGCATGTAACAGATGAATATCTGAAAGACAATATTGATTTCCATAATACTTTTATATCGGCATCAGATAATGAAAAGCTTGTGGATATTCTGGACGGTCTTTCCAAAAACTTTCAGCGTCTCAAGTCGATGCTGGTTTCTGACGCAGGGCGTGCAGCCACTGCTGTTGTGGAACATAAAAAGATAATCGATGCTTTTGTTTCAAAAGATCCTGATCTTGCCGAACGTTCGGTCAGGGATCATATCATCAGCGGATGGGAATATTTGAAAGAAAGAATCAAAGGCAACTGA
- a CDS encoding GntR family transcriptional regulator, which produces MAVRDINIDNTPLSEKIAHTIRNNIIKGIIKPGERLVEPKLSEMLGISRTPIREALRLLEMEGFIDIIPRRGAVVTTLTRKDIDDIFIIKMKLEPLASRLAVDNLEKSDIDRLKELAAKMEAGSAKGVTQMINWNYDFHNIFIYKCNNDRLIRMLDGLQQQFKRATVYSFTTEGRTKKVNEEHLELIKAFEKKDSDSVEKIVETHVYNGWQFIRVQFEEVLTQI; this is translated from the coding sequence ATGGCTGTTAGAGATATAAATATAGACAATACTCCGTTGAGTGAGAAGATTGCTCATACCATACGAAATAACATAATAAAAGGTATTATCAAGCCTGGAGAGCGGCTTGTTGAGCCAAAACTCTCGGAGATGCTTGGTATCTCCAGAACACCGATAAGAGAAGCGCTCAGACTTTTAGAGATGGAAGGTTTTATTGACATCATACCGCGCAGGGGCGCAGTGGTGACGACCCTTACCCGTAAAGATATTGACGATATATTCATAATAAAAATGAAGCTGGAACCCCTTGCTTCAAGGCTGGCTGTGGACAATCTTGAAAAGAGCGATATTGACAGACTTAAAGAGCTTGCTGCAAAGATGGAGGCTGGGTCTGCTAAGGGTGTTACCCAGATGATCAACTGGAATTACGATTTTCACAACATTTTCATATACAAATGTAATAACGACAGGCTGATAAGAATGCTTGACGGATTGCAGCAGCAGTTCAAACGGGCTACTGTTTATTCATTTACAACTGAGGGCAGGACAAAGAAAGTCAATGAAGAGCACCTTGAGCTCATCAAAGCCTTTGAGAAAAAAGACAGCGATTCCGTGGAAAAAATCGTTGAAACGCATGTCTACAATGGATGGCAGTTTATAAGAGTTCAGTTTGAGGAAGTGTTGACACAGATTTAA